CGTCCCAGGACAGCGCAAGGTCGCGTGTCGGGTGTTCACCTGACATCGCGACAGGCAGGGCGTCCGAGTCTGTTCGTCGGCATGAACGCCCCGTCAGGCGTGACCCGGCGGGCTTCGGCGCCAAGTGCGGCGTTCGCCGGTGTCAGGCGATCAGCACGGCGAGGCCGGTGATGAGCACTGCGGTGACGAGCAGGACGATCACGACGAGGGTGGTCGGGCCGAACCTGCGACGCACCAGCTTCGGGTTGTGCCACATGGTGTGCTTACTCCGTTTCAGGCGCGGTGGCGGATGGTTAGGTGGGCGACGGTGGTCAGGGCGGCCGCTGCGGTGAAGTAGACGGCGGTCTCGGTCCACTGCAGGTGCCAGTACGGGAGGTCGAACCGGCCGCGCACGGCCCGGCCGACGAGCTGGCAGGCGCCGAGGAGCAGCACGGAAAGCGGCATGGCGATGCGGGTGTGCCCGGTCAGGGCACCCAGCGCGGCGCCGAGTGCCAGAGCGAAGACGACCCTGGCGAACGGCAGCACGCCGTGGCTCTCGTAGTACGGCCAGGCCATCGGCTCGCCCACCGGGTCGTGCGCCACCCAGGCCAGCAGGGCCGCGAGCGCGGCGGCTGCGGCCACCGCGCCGGCGGCGGCGACGGCGAGGTTCGCGGCCAGCCAACGACCTCTGGTCACGCTCTGGGTCCAGGCCAGTTTGCAGGTGCCGGTTTCGAGTTCGCGGGCGACGAGCGGCGCGCCCAAGACCAGGCAGACGGCTCCGGCCAGCAAGCCGGCCAACTGCCCGGTGAGACCGGCCATGTCGGGTTGCAGGCGCTCGGTCAGCGCGACCACGCCGTAGAGCAGCACGAGGGCTCCGATGGCGGCGAACTGGGCGCGCTGCCCGCGCCAGGCCACCCACAGCACCCCCGTCACCGGACGGCCTCGGGGTTGCGCAGGTAGTGCAGCACGAGGTCCTCCAAGGTCGTGGCGGGATGGGGGTCGAGGAGGTCGCTGACGGCGCCGCACAGCCGGACCCGACCGCCGCCGAGCAGCACCAGGTGGTCGCATATCCCGGCGAGGTCGGCCAGGACGTGCGAGGACAGCAGTACCGTGGTCTCCAGTTCCCGCAGCGCCTGCAGGACCTGGACGCGGGCCAGCGGGTCCAGCTCCGCGAGCGGCTCGTCCAGCACCAGCAGGTCGGCCCGTTTGCCCACCGCCAGTGCGAGTGCCACCAGGGTGCGCTGGCCGCCGGACAGCCGGTCCACCCGCTGGTCGTGGGCGATGCCGTGCGCGCGCACCAAGGACTCGGCGCGTCCGCGGTCCCATCGAGGGTTGGTGGCCGCGCCGAAGTGCAGCGTGTCGGCCACGCTCCAGCGCCGGTACAGCGGCTTGTCCTGGGCCACGAACGCCACCCTCGTCAGGTCGAGCGGTCGGCCGAAGACGCGGACGTGCCCGGTGGTGGGTGCGAGCAGGCCGGTCACCAGGTTCAGCAGCGTGGTCTTGCCCGCACCGTTGGGGCCGACCAGCGCGGCCGTGGCACCGGCGGGCAGCTCGACCGTGCACTCGCTCAGCGCCCACCGCCGTCGGTAGCGCTTGCCGAGGCCGCTGGTCTCCAGCGCGTTCACCGCTGGTCCCCGCCGGCCAGTTCCCGCTTGCGGCGCAGCAGCGCGGCGCGACGAGCGCGGGCCCGCACCAGCAACACCGCCGGCAACG
This is a stretch of genomic DNA from Saccharothrix ecbatanensis. It encodes these proteins:
- a CDS encoding ABC transporter permease subunit, with product MTGVLWVAWRGQRAQFAAIGALVLLYGVVALTERLQPDMAGLTGQLAGLLAGAVCLVLGAPLVARELETGTCKLAWTQSVTRGRWLAANLAVAAAGAVAAAAALAALLAWVAHDPVGEPMAWPYYESHGVLPFARVVFALALGAALGALTGHTRIAMPLSVLLLGACQLVGRAVRGRFDLPYWHLQWTETAVYFTAAAALTTVAHLTIRHRA
- a CDS encoding ABC transporter ATP-binding protein — protein: MNALETSGLGKRYRRRWALSECTVELPAGATAALVGPNGAGKTTLLNLVTGLLAPTTGHVRVFGRPLDLTRVAFVAQDKPLYRRWSVADTLHFGAATNPRWDRGRAESLVRAHGIAHDQRVDRLSGGQRTLVALALAVGKRADLLVLDEPLAELDPLARVQVLQALRELETTVLLSSHVLADLAGICDHLVLLGGGRVRLCGAVSDLLDPHPATTLEDLVLHYLRNPEAVR